ACCTCCGACTTGTTTTCTGCGAGCTCCTCAACGACTTTGTGGATGAACTCTCACAATCTAAACGAGCTCAAAAAGTCCAGCTTAAGATTCTTGGAGAGCTCAAAAAATGTTGGCGAAGGGTTTGTGCACTTTATTGGGATAGCCCTGATTTCGACGACACACTCGATTCCAGCATGCCTGTTACGCCTGGTGGCATTGCAGGTCATCGAGATGCCAGTCTGGACCCGTCATTCTGGGAACAAGATGGAGTCGAAACGCCCCGAATCGAAAGTCTATTACCGCTCCGGAAGAGCCTAGCCGACCGAACTAGTTTTATCGCAGATATTTCTCGAGCCGGTCGTGGCAGAGATTCCGTCGTAGTAGAGCCTCGGCCGTGCACACCGGATGGGCAGCTTACAAGAGACCCCATGGAGGGACAACAAACCTCACCAGTTAGTATGATCAGCATGGCTAGTATGGATATTGTCTCTTGTTCATTTCCTACCAAGGCCAAATCTACCGCCCAACCAACGGCCCGAAATCACCAGACAAACCCCCTGGCTGCTCATCCTGTTGCAGCCACTTCAAATCCACATTCAGGACCTGTAGCGACAACCCCTCGCGCACTCGTTGGCAAGCGAGTCCGACCCCAGGGCGCTCACAAACGCAACAACAGCTTGACTGATTCCCTACGGGAGCATAGCACTGACAAGTTGTCATTCAAGGATCAAGAGTTCATGATGACTGCCCCTTATGCAGGCAGCCTTGTTCGTGGAAACCTGCTACCTCCAGGCCAGGCATATGTCGATATCGACCCAGAAGAGTTTTCCAACGGCTTGTTGCCAATCACCAGCATGAGTCATGACAGCCAGAGCCTCATCAAGCAGAGAACGCCCGGAAGTGCTATGTCTGGCCATGGTATGAAGAAGCTTCTGGGCAGTGTGCGAAGAGCCCTCAGTACTAGGGGACAAGGAACGTCATCTACACAAGGAAGTCTTGTTAGTCTCAACAATATTGGTCCACGAGGTGCCACGACGAATCGAATTCCCGGAACAGCTGTTGTACCCCAGAGCCGACAAAGGCCTAGCCTCCCTCGACCGCCTGTCAGAATCGACTTGCTTGGTGCGGAAGTGGTCGAGGATTTTAAGAAGGCGGTGCGAGACGAGGCCGCCGCTGAGGCTGACCGCCGTGGACTGCCCCCACCGATGTCTCCTAACCCATCTCTAACGCCTACCCGCGATTTCCAATGCTCGGCGGCTGTTTATATGGATCCAACCGCCTTTGAGAACCTGCCTCAGCACCGACCTACTAGTGACATGGCAATTACTACAGGCAGCAAATCTATCGTGATCGTGGATGATACGACCCCCTTCGATCCATCTCTGTTACATCGAGTTCCCGCGAGCAATGCTTCCGTTGAAGCATTTGCCGACGCTTTCAAGCTGACAGGTGCTGACCCAACACCTCCATCCACCCCTCCGGCTGGTCACAGTACAGGCACCCCCAGACGTTCTTCATACCTGCTCAACCAGCATCTTGTGCGTCCTTCATTGGATGAGGATCCTCTGCCGCCATTTGTTCCTGACTTTGCTACCCTTGCTCCTGTTACCAGCGCTCCCATCTCCGAAGATGGTAACCGTATGTCGTCCTCGAATGCAGCTCGAAGCTCACGCAACCACCCTCCAGTGTCGTTACAGAACCATCGCCGTCTGAAGTCGGGCAGAACGCACCGGTCTCTAAACTCTCTATTGCGCCGCCGTAGTTCAGCTACCAATGCTTTTGTCCGTCGGTCTACTGTACAGAGCTTCGATGCCACCACAATCTCTGCCCCGTCCGTTGCAGAACATGAACCCGAGGAGCCTATGCCGAAGCCCCTGCGAATTCTTCGACGACGCCCAGGGGGAGACCTTCGAGCCGCTACGAACGTTGGGGAGCTGGACCCTGTCAACACATTGAGAAGGTCACATTCCGTCGGATCACTCACAACATACTCCGAGTCAATTCGCAGCTCTTTCATTCAGAGCCCGCGCATGAATTCGTTTGGCCATGGTTCTTTTGGCCGAGGCTCCTATACCCGCGGTTCTTACGGTAATGGCGAGGTTGTTTCCATCGACTACACACAGCCTAAGAGCGAAGCCTTTTCTGTTGGACAACTTGCAGACAAACCGAGACGAGACCTTTCTCTATTCAGCACTCATTCATCTAAACCAGCGATGCGTCCCTCTTTTGAAAAAGAGGCACAGAAACTGGCACAAATtccagacgatgatgatgatggtggcatTGAATCCGCACTGGCCAAGCTGGAAGGAAAATTCCCCGAGAGAAGAGCGCACAACTCAGCTGTTGGGCCCCCTCCCATGAACCGAGCAGTCAGTGACAGTGTCGCCTCTCATGTATTAGATGCCGAGCACAGGAGAGAACACCACGAGCAGCAGGTTGTGGTTAGGGAGACGTTCATGTTTGATGCCGAGGATAGCGAGCCTGAACCTATGATCGGGTCCCAGGACCAGCATCTCACACCTCAACGGCCGGCCACTGAAGCAATGTCGTTCTTGACTGGTTCTTCCCACAACTCCTACTCGTCTGTGCCAATTCTCGAACGGGATTCGGTCAAGGGTCGCCCATGGACCAACATATCAATCTTGGAAGGTCCAGACGAAGAAACGACACCTCGACCCCAGAAAACGCTTCCATATGTTGGTGGCGAGGGCGACCCTGAGTACGCTTCATTCGATTTTGTGGAGAAGACACAGAGTATCGAGGGTATCAAGCCGGGCGATACCTCTCCAACAGTTGAAGAAGATCAGTCGTTCCTCGACGATGACAGCGACCTCTCATCTGAGATGTCTGCCGACGCTCTTGAATACGAAGAGTCTGACTTTGGCGAAAGTGTAGTCCCTCGAGTTAAGCTTCCTGCTCATCCTCTCGGATCCCCAGCGCCCCCTCCCAATCGCAAACCTCCCTCACCTCCTATGACTCTAGTACAAGCTCTTGAGATGTCCCCAACTTCCTGCGTTCATGTTCCTTCATTGCATGAAGAACAGGTCTGGGGTCAGAAGCCACTCCCTCCAACCCCCGAGACAACACCGACTGCCCCTTATGTTCAAGCACCAGAACGAGCAACTATCGATGGGTACCGCCAAGCTGCTAAGCCCGAGTCCATCGAAAGCAATAAATACTCAGCTCATCTGCCATTCATCCTGGCCTTTGACTCGGAGATTCTTGCACAGCAGTTCACCCTCATCGAAAAGGACGCCTTGAATGAAATTGACTGGAAGGAGCTTATTGACATGAACTGGAAAGACGCTGCTCACAGCGATTCTCGCTCATGGGTTGATTTCCTCCGCAACTCTGATGCTCATGGCGTTGAGGTTGTCATCGCTCGCTTCAACATCATGGTCAAATGGGCTATTTCCGAAATTGTTTTGACTCAGGGTCTCGAAGAGAGAGTGAGATGCATCACCAAGTTCATTCACATCGCAACACACTGCCGCCGATACCGCAACTTCGCCACTCTTGGACAACTCACCATTGCTCTGTCCAGCAATGAAGTTGCCCGCCTGGCCGAGACCTGGCGACATGTTTCTCCTCAGGATCTGAAGACACTGCAGGATCTTGAACAGCTGGTTACACCCATGCGCAACTTTTACAACCTCCGCGCTGAGATGGAAACTGGCTCAGATCAAGGCTGCATCCCTTTCGTTGGTATTTACACCCATGACCTTCTTTACAACGCTCAGCGTCCATCCGAGATGGCTGGCTCGCCTACCACACCTCCTCTGATCAACTTTGAACGGTGCCGTATCGCCGCCTCTGTTGTTAAGACACTGCTCAGACTGTTGGAAGCCAGCACTCGATACAAGTTCCAGCCTATCGAGGGTATTACAGAACGCTGTCTCTGGATGAGCGCCTTGAGCGATGAGGATATTCGACGCCACTCAGAGATGCTCGAATAACCCTACACAAACATGTCGAACACCCACATTTTCTCAACACATCACACATATGGGAACGATAATTACGATTTATGACACACCGACTCGACGGCGTTTCATCTCCTATGTCTCAAAATCATCACAAGAGCATACCCAGCATGTCTCTGCATTATACCCCCGTCTCCTACATAGTATAATCATCACCTGGCGACACAACATAGCCATTTCATTCTCCAACTACTACATACAACataatcatcatcaaagcaTCTGGGACTGCAGCAAGGAGTTGGGaacctttcttttttttttactttccatttccattttCATAGGAAGTTCATTGGGGTTTCTAGGTCTAATTTCAATCATACCCCCACAGCGCAAGTGCAAACTTGTGCCTGTTCCTTTTTTTACTCTTGGTCTCTTCAACTCATAGAGCGGGACTGGAGAAGAGTGATGGAAAACGGGTCACCGGATGGATCAACTGTTTGGATTCACTTGATACATAAGTGGTTACTGATGGGTGGGAGCAACGGAGTTGACAAACTGGAGGATTAGTGAAATGAGCAGATGTAGCAAAGGATTTACACAATTGATACCACGTCTACGATGAACAAATGCTGTCTCTTGGGTTCTGGTGCTATGTACCTCGTGCCTTCTAATAGAATGATGCCAGGTCGAATGAGTGAGCAAGGCCAGATTGCATCTGAATATGTAACAACACAATCGAACTTGAGTCCAACGGAACGAGTACCACTGTCCCAATGTCCATGATACCTCTACAGGGTTGACTTGAGATATACGGGCATGCCAGACAAACCTTCATAATGTTACGTGACTACTTGTCTACACAACAACCTTCAGCTCTCAAACATAAACGTCACGATCAACAATTATTTACGGCACACTTGATTGGGTAAACCCAGCTTATACGACTCATATTTTGACTTCTGCTCGCATCAATACAAATCTCCACAGAAACAAAGGCGGGATAACGATCAAGTCCATCCCCTCAGCAGCGCAGGGCTTTCCCTCTCCATCCTTTCCAGTGAGAAAGGAGGCGAGTATCTTTCCCTCATTAGCACCGCCAAGTTTTGAAAACAAAAACCTTTAATTCCAATGAAAAGTTCGTAATATGAAAAGGTCAGCAAGTTATTGTGTTTTGTCGTAAGATGGTGAGGGGGATAGAAGAAACAGGACATGTTTGCCGAATAGTTTGATTGAACCACAACATCCACACATCCTTCAATGCTTTTTCTGCTCTCCCATTCCAGGACCTTGTGTCAAATTCACTTGTTTGAATTTTTTTGGTATCCTCTTTTTTAGTTTCTTTACCAGTCGATATCCGGCTCAGCTTGAGCGCCAGAACCCTCCGGGGCCCCAGTACCCTACCACTGGGACTCCTTGGGGGCCTCGGCGGAAGCAGCCCACTCGGTGTTGGCGGGGGCAGCACCCCACTCCTCACCGGCAGCGCCATCCCAGCCAGGGGCGCCAGCAGTGCTAGCACCGGCGAAGCCAGCGGCGGGAGCCTCCCAGTCGGCACCAGCAGAGGCCTGGAAGCCGGACTCGATGGCGGCAGGGCCCTCCTCATCAGCGCCGGGgagcttctcctcctcaaccttgTCCTCGGCCTCAGCCTCGGGGTCACGGTCTGCAGACAGTCAGTGTGAGTTGGTAGGTTAGCTAGGATCCAAAACGTACAGAAGTAAAGATCGACCATGACGTCCCAGGGGGTCTCGCGGTTGTAGATGGTACCACGGAGGCGGAGGACCTCACGGGCGAGCATCCACCAGACGGCACCGATAGCGTGGCGACCCTTGTTGTTGGTGGGGATGGCAACATCGACGTACTCGGTGGGAGAGTCAGTGTCGGCGAGGGCAATGACGGGGATGTTGACGTAAGAAGCCTCCTTGATAGCCTGGGCGTCGGTTCGGGGGTCGGTAACGATGATCAGACGGGGCTCCTTGAAAGATCGAGTGATGTAGTTGGTGAAAGAACCGGGGGTGAAGCGACCAGCAATGGCGGTAGCACCAGTGTGGGCGGCGAACTTGAGAACGGCACGCTGACCGTAGGGACGGGCAGAGATGACACAGATGTCGGCGGGGTTGTCAATGGCAGCAATGACACGGGCAGCCAGGACAATCTTCTCCCTATGAATGCACTGTTAGTGGATCTGCAGACAAAAATGTGGTGTCCTGGCTCAAGTGTCTCGACCCCTCCTCCGAATAGCTTCATATTTCCAAATTTGAAGATGCGCTTTCAGGTCCCCGTCTCGACACATGTTGAAGCCCATAGTCCACCAAAAAAATAAACAATTTTAAACATACCAGGTCTTGCCGACGTTGATGACGTTGACACCATCCTGACGGGTCTTCCAGAGGTAGTTCTCCATGTGAACCTGGAGGTTCTTGGAGCCGAGGTGGCACTGAGCGGCCAGCAGGGTCTCGATGTCCTGGCTGGTGGCGTTCATGACGGAGGGCAGGTTGGAGGGAGCCATCTTGACGGATATGTTCTCTTGTCTGGATTGACGAAGGGATGGCTTGGGAGAGTGACGGCGAAGAGAATTGTGGTGTTGCGTGCAAAGAGTCGCAAAACGGGAAGTTCGCGATGGAATTTTGAGCCCAAAATGTGTGTGGTGGGAAGCCCTGATTCTCGTTACGCTTGTCTTTTTCAGGATTAGTGCGGGGGGATAACTTATCAGCACGTGATTGTTGAGCTAGACCAGTCTGGGAACCACCCTGTGGCCTGTCACGGTATCGGCGGCCGGGTCATGGAAAATTTGGGGCGGGCATTGGCATTGGACGACAATCCGCTCTCTGGTGTAGAAGCAAAAACATATTGATGCTTTAATCATGCCCCCAAGAATACCGGCGCTGCCGAGCTTAGGCTCATTGAACCGTATGTTTTTGTTATAATTATGCACCTCTCAATGCTAATCGATTGTTCAGTTTGCCTCCGACCCGCATCGAAGTCCGCAACTCCCAATTTCCTACCCATCGTCCAGACGGCCAACCTTTCCCAGCGcgagaagaagcgcaaggcaAAGCAAGACCCGTATCGATGGGCCCAAGCAGAGCAAAGAAAGGCTGCCAATGTGCAACGGCGTGAAGAGCTATCTCGTGAGAGAGACGAGTCCTGGGGTGATGCTGTTCTAGGAAAGAAGACCCCCTTCATCGAATCTCTTGAGACAGCTGGCGTGCGGAAAACCGAGGGCCAGTCTGTGGCGGATAGTGAAATCCGCAATTATTTCCTTTCAGATCCTGAGGTTGAGGCAGCCACCAAGCATGCCTACCAACTCACCAAGCCCATGATTGGCGCTGTTGAGTCGCAGATGGAACCTGAGACCACGGAGGATAAGATGAAGCGGCACGATGAGAACCACGAGAAGGTCATCGAAGCTTTAAACCGAATTACGTCGCTTGAGAACGGCAGCTCAAAGGACCGCTTCCACGCCAACGTGCAGCGCATCATCAACGAGTTTGGTCGTCACCGAACCGACTCCATCTTTATGCCCGACAAGCCCCCAAAAACTATGCTTGGGGAAGAAATGCCTGGACGACATGGGCCTGATACTGGCAGCTCTGAGGTCCAGATTGCTATCTTGACAGCCAAGATACATAACCTCTCAAATGCCCTACAAATCAACCGAGGTTATAAAGACAAGCACAACAAGCGTAACCTAAGATTGCTGTTgcatcgccgacagaagctCATGAAGTACATGGATCGTAAGGAGAGAGGAAGTCAGCGATGGACTCACATGGTTGAGACGCTAGGCCTTACTCCTGCAACCTGGAAGGATCAGATCTCGTTGTAAGAGGAGGCGGGAGCTGTTTTTGTAGAATAACTTGTTTCTCTTTATGTACAATACAAGCCACCTGAAAGATGAGCGATGATGCCGCCTTTTGCACCAATACATCTTTCCCTTTGCGCCAGTGTGGAAACAATTCCTTGCCATTACGAGCTCACATTTGCTACTATACTAACACAAAACCCTGCTGAAAACGAAAGCTGGACAAACCCAAATCAAAAGACGCTGATGTAGTTGCCGATGCGCTCCTTCTGGTTCTGAGCTATGCATTCGGCAATCCAAGTGATGTTGCGGATTTCCTATTTATGGGTTAGTTGATGCAAAACACTGGGGCAAAACGAGTGACTAACCTGCTCTCGCAGCTTTACCCACGCGTAGACAATACCATGCGTGAATTGTCTAGTGAATGCGTTCTTGGAAATCTCCATCTCCTTCTGGTAAAACATATCTTCCAAGGTCTTGGTCTCACCAGCGCCACCACCCATGTTTCCAGGTCCCGATGGGCCACCACCAACATTGATGGCATCGAAGAAAGACTTGTAGTCATGAACACCATCGACAGCCAGACGAACTCCCTCGGGGTCGTCAGCACGAGAAAGCATGAGAGTTCCCTCAGGGTACAGCTTTCCAAAGCTGGGGTAGAGCTTGTTTCGATCCTGTTTGGATAGATCCGTACCGAAAGAGTTGAGTGTAATGTTGATGGCGCGGCGGTCAGCCTCAAACTCGAGAATCTCAGACATAACCTCAGCAGTGGGGGTGCCAGCCATCTCAGGGTGGGTGTTGACAAAGTTGTAAAAGTCCTCAAGGTAGTTCTTGTAAAGTGTGTTTCGGACAATCTCAATGTTCAACTCGTCAAGATCCTGGTGACTCAGGCTACCCTTAAAGTATTGGGCAAGAGGGGTTTCGATGAGTACACTGTTGTAGAGCTCCTCAATGTTGGTGGCAACGCAAAGCACAGGCATGGTTTCAAACCAGCCCAAGGGGTGGCATCGATCAAGCAGCTCGCGGGTATCGCGCTCGTGAAGGGTGCCTGTGATGAGAAGAGCAACATTGTCGATCATGTAGCCGTATGTGACGTAGTCCATAAATGTAGCGAGGGAGCCAACGGCCTGGGCGCGAACATATCGGAATTCTGAGATGAGCTTGTCGGTCGTCTTAGCCGCAAGAGCTGAGGTCGAGGGATTAGGCGGTAGAGAAGCAAGGAAGTCGCCGTAGGAAGGACCAAGTTGAAGCTTGAGATCTAGACACCGTTAGCATGTAAGCGGTCGACGATGAAGTCAAGTCGCGTACCATCAATGGTTTCGCATTGGGTCAAGTTGTTGTAGGCAGCGCCTGTAAGGAGGCTGTTGCGGTAGCCTCGGACAATGCCCTCGACGTAACTGTTCACTGGGGTTAGTCTCCATAACTAACTCGCATGAAGCTCCCATCTCCAATCCAGGCTAAGACGCACCCGTTGTTGACGTTGTAGTAAAGACCTTCCATCTTGTAATATGGTTCGTCGCGTTTCGTGCTGCACTATTCTATCGTATTCGAGGTTTTGATAAATAAATGGAAGTCTGGATGGTTGGGGCGATGAATTAGGTCTATATCCTAAGTTGGTCGCCTAACATTCCCAAGCCGCAACGCAAGCTAGACGTCGCGAGTATCGAGGCCCACACGTGAGTGGCCAGGAGTATTGACTGATGCAGCAGGCGTCACAAAATAATGGGGACTTGGGAGACCTAGACTAAATTCTAAGTACATTTTTTGGCTATTACCACCCCAAGTCTGACCTAATGTTTccatcaaccaccaaatcAGTACCGGGTTTTATgcgtaccttagtacttgTGTGGCTGGGATACGTACCGACCTGTAGGTGAGGGTCGGACTTTCCTTCTGCCGGACGCCGTTGACCATGCATCACATTTTCTGCGCCAGCCAAAGGCCAAAAAAAGTTGGGTGGGTCCTTCCTAAGCTTCCTCTGAAATTTTTCCATCGCCAATTTATCTTCGATCTTTCCTTCCGCAGCCGCGCTCAACGAACCGGACTGTGCCTCGCGAGGAAGCCACGACGCCAAACGATTAAAGCGAGACCATCAGGAAGGAACTAAACAATTCAAAATGTCGCTCTTTGTGCTTGCCGAGACGCCGGCAGGGTAAGTCGCGATCCTCGACAGCCTCAACCTCGATTTATTATTGCGAGGAAGTTGCAAGTCAAACAAGGCATTGGCTAACAATTGGTAGCTATGGCCTGTTCAAGGCTACCGACAAGAAGATGCTCAAGAACGAGGAACTCGCTGCTGAGCTCGGCCGGCCTGAGAAGGTCGTCGAGATGTAAGTTTTGAACATTTTTTTCATTCGCGAAAACTCTAGCCATTGAGCATCCAAAAATGTCCTTTTTCGATACATTGGACGGTCGCAAACATGGAATGACGCCAAAGTCACACCA
This Fusarium poae strain DAOMC 252244 chromosome 3, whole genome shotgun sequence DNA region includes the following protein-coding sequences:
- a CDS encoding hypothetical protein (BUSCO:1473at5125), which codes for MEALEASSASADPLPPASGLSTAPPAATTVKDPTSTKTTHQSRSRSGSGLVAAPTAIVTGLRKRENTSPSFSTPTKWPSVRSTTTVARMPTTSTTVAKPLVPLSERRIHQTKHTARSLKDSDSSADNQARWEIAPDGGSAGREGRQFTVANVGNNGRIYLRPTVRPAYQRCPQPQFVFPITPPSTAGLDAIYQTKQVQDETSELHVSQWTPTEPSPYDTHNRTYFEHESYPLRPIRHRRALSDSTVHEVTVTKESEPGAFKIVISKPLEEHRPRTMEDLDSNDPLLDISIPSWRIGVPRFTGRGTPMIRGSSYAPTEEFRSSSASLLSRPQGVLNSSHPDIASPRRPNSMIVPMLRLSRTMSALTQTPSSAQFSKPVRPSWRSNSKVEPAMFDDLTFKPACDDRTLVKYSAATGAVVAATPPRLVAEITSPSFLDYELISDFFLTFRAFLEPVDLCRMLIARLRWALARDDETGMVVRVRTFVALRHWILNYFMDDFVVDYNLRLVFCELLNDFVDELSQSKRAQKVQLKILGELKKCWRRVCALYWDSPDFDDTLDSSMPVTPGGIAGHRDASLDPSFWEQDGVETPRIESLLPLRKSLADRTSFIADISRAGRGRDSVVVEPRPCTPDGQLTRDPMEGQQTSPVSMISMASMDIVSCSFPTKAKSTAQPTARNHQTNPLAAHPVAATSNPHSGPVATTPRALVGKRVRPQGAHKRNNSLTDSLREHSTDKLSFKDQEFMMTAPYAGSLVRGNLLPPGQAYVDIDPEEFSNGLLPITSMSHDSQSLIKQRTPGSAMSGHGMKKLLGSVRRALSTRGQGTSSTQGSLVSLNNIGPRGATTNRIPGTAVVPQSRQRPSLPRPPVRIDLLGAEVVEDFKKAVRDEAAAEADRRGLPPPMSPNPSLTPTRDFQCSAAVYMDPTAFENLPQHRPTSDMAITTGSKSIVIVDDTTPFDPSLLHRVPASNASVEAFADAFKLTGADPTPPSTPPAGHSTGTPRRSSYLLNQHLVRPSLDEDPLPPFVPDFATLAPVTSAPISEDGNRMSSSNAARSSRNHPPVSLQNHRRLKSGRTHRSLNSLLRRRSSATNAFVRRSTVQSFDATTISAPSVAEHEPEEPMPKPLRILRRRPGGDLRAATNVGELDPVNTLRRSHSVGSLTTYSESIRSSFIQSPRMNSFGHGSFGRGSYTRGSYGNGEVVSIDYTQPKSEAFSVGQLADKPRRDLSLFSTHSSKPAMRPSFEKEAQKLAQIPDDDDDGGIESALAKLEGKFPERRAHNSAVGPPPMNRAVSDSVASHVLDAEHRREHHEQQVVVRETFMFDAEDSEPEPMIGSQDQHLTPQRPATEAMSFLTGSSHNSYSSVPILERDSVKGRPWTNISILEGPDEETTPRPQKTLPYVGGEGDPEYASFDFVEKTQSIEGIKPGDTSPTVEEDQSFLDDDSDLSSEMSADALEYEESDFGESVVPRVKLPAHPLGSPAPPPNRKPPSPPMTLVQALEMSPTSCVHVPSLHEEQVWGQKPLPPTPETTPTAPYVQAPERATIDGYRQAAKPESIESNKYSAHLPFILAFDSEILAQQFTLIEKDALNEIDWKELIDMNWKDAAHSDSRSWVDFLRNSDAHGVEVVIARFNIMVKWAISEIVLTQGLEERVRCITKFIHIATHCRRYRNFATLGQLTIALSSNEVARLAETWRHVSPQDLKTLQDLEQLVTPMRNFYNLRAEMETGSDQGCIPFVGIYTHDLLYNAQRPSEMAGSPTTPPLINFERCRIAASVVKTLLRLLEASTRYKFQPIEGITERCLWMSALSDEDIRRHSEMLE
- the RPS0 gene encoding structural constituent of ribosome, encoding MAPSNLPSVMNATSQDIETLLAAQCHLGSKNLQVHMENYLWKTRQDGVNVINVGKTWEKIVLAARVIAAIDNPADICVISARPYGQRAVLKFAAHTGATAIAGRFTPGSFTNYITRSFKEPRLIIVTDPRTDAQAIKEASYVNIPVIALADTDSPTEYVDVAIPTNNKGRHAIGAVWWMLAREVLRLRGTIYNRETPWDVMVDLYFYRDPEAEAEDKVEEEKLPGADEEGPAAIESGFQASAGADWEAPAAGFAGASTAGAPGWDGAAGEEWGAAPANTEWAASAEAPKESQW
- a CDS encoding hypothetical protein (BUSCO:43542at5125), which gives rise to MPPRIPALPSLGSLNLCLRPASKSATPNFLPIVQTANLSQREKKRKAKQDPYRWAQAEQRKAANVQRREELSRERDESWGDAVLGKKTPFIESLETAGVRKTEGQSVADSEIRNYFLSDPEVEAATKHAYQLTKPMIGAVESQMEPETTEDKMKRHDENHEKVIEALNRITSLENGSSKDRFHANVQRIINEFGRHRTDSIFMPDKPPKTMLGEEMPGRHGPDTGSSEVQIAILTAKIHNLSNALQINRGYKDKHNKRNLRLLLHRRQKLMKYMDRKERGSQRWTHMVETLGLTPATWKDQISL
- the VMA6 gene encoding H(+)-transporting V0 sector ATPase subunit d (BUSCO:30162at5125), whose amino-acid sequence is MEGLYYNVNNGYVEGIVRGYRNSLLTGAAYNNLTQCETIDDLKLQLGPSYGDFLASLPPNPSTSALAAKTTDKLISEFRYVRAQAVGSLATFMDYVTYGYMIDNVALLITGTLHERDTRELLDRCHPLGWFETMPVLCVATNIEELYNSVLIETPLAQYFKGSLSHQDLDELNIEIVRNTLYKNYLEDFYNFVNTHPEMAGTPTAEVMSEILEFEADRRAINITLNSFGTDLSKQDRNKLYPSFGKLYPEGTLMLSRADDPEGVRLAVDGVHDYKSFFDAINVGGGPSGPGNMGGGAGETKTLEDMFYQKEMEISKNAFTRQFTHGIVYAWVKLREQEIRNITWIAECIAQNQKERIGNYISVF